The following is a genomic window from Hemibagrus wyckioides isolate EC202008001 linkage group LG22, SWU_Hwy_1.0, whole genome shotgun sequence.
TCTGTCTGTACGGTTTATACAGTACGATGCTGTGAGCTTTGTGCTGAGCAGAAACTGAAATAACACAGTGCTAACAGCATGAATGTGACACAAAGATCTACATTTAACCTCATCAAATAATCAGAGAACAACATCAGCAGACCCTCGGAGTAATTTCccatcattcattttattttcttattctgTCTACAGTGATTATACAAATGAAGACTGAAGCATCATGCAGGAAATTGAATATAGAGAAAAGTTACACTTCATTCCTTCTGACCCTCTCACACCTTCTGACCCTCTCACATCTTCACCagcaaaacaacagcaaatgAATCTGTTACAGTTATGAAGAAATTATTAAAGAGAAAACATTACAATAAAGAAATGCTAGAATCTCCAGTGATAGcaagaagagaaaaacaaaaagtaaactAAATATAAACTGAACCACGATGAAGATGAAGGCAGTCCCAGTGAGGAAGAAATAAATGGCTGTAATCACTGATTTCTGGATGTTGAAGATGAATCGCTCGTAGAAAACCTTTAAGTTTTTTCCATCCTTTTGATGCTTAAATCCCACGTGATATTTCAGGACTCTCAGTGTCATTAGTGGGAATAAAAATGAGGAGaactgatgatgtcatcagcgTGGTTAATGATGTCATGATCATTATGAAGTGTCCATGGGCTGAGGATTCCTCTCTagctgttcttttgctatattaaCAACATACTTCAGGTTTTTTTGGGACTCGAAGTACTGAACTACTTTATCATGTACTGAATTACTactatcttttctttttttagagcTGCACTGTATGAAGATATGCACCAGAATGGGGAGCAGTGGCAATGAGTATTCCATCACACTCCTCgttctatttctttctccttcatAAGTATATCCACCAGTGTGAACACCGATCAAGTTGCAGTGATGGTCAAACAGAGGAGAGCCTGATGATCCATGGAAGAAACAGGAATGGTAATTGATCTGGGATTTACGGATTTCCTTGTCCTCAGCCCAGTACTGATGTTTTATAACATGAAAGATGGGAAGGCTTTGGTTCTCTTTAAAGTATCTGTCGAATGCTTGTGGAATGTCATCTTTTGCAATAATAAAACAGGGGTCCATTTGtttgactccaccccctgggTGTCCAATAATGCAGACAGCACCCCTGGAAGGTGGAGCACTATAACGCTCCAGCAATTCTGGAACTTTTGGATCATCGCTCAGTTCCAGCAAAGCAAAATCCAGATAGTTCCCCATCTCATCTTTTCCCCTCCTAAAAGCAACAACGTTCTCCTCCACTGGGATCACGTTTCTTACAGAGCTCATGTCTTCAAGATGGAACACAGCTGTTAGTTCGTTTCTTAAGTCTTCAACAACATGTGCGTTGGTCAGGACAAATTTGTCAAAGAGCAGAAATCCGGTTCCAACAGCAGAACTCTTAAAGCAGAGCTGGCAGACAGAGTCGGATAAACCCATCaactctttcactttcttcacCTCCGAGAAGCTCTGAATGCTTTTATCATACTCCTCTCTAAAGAACTTCTTCACGTTTTGTCGCTCTTGCAGCGTCTTCAACAGCTGTCCATGCTGCTCTCGCAGGAGACTCAGGATCTCCCCTGTGTTTGGGATCTCTTTCGTGTTTGGGTATATTCTCCACATCTTTTCTTCCTGTGGAGTCTCCGTTTTCTTCACTTGAGCGTTGGTGGAATTTGGGTTGGGTTTTTCTTCTTGAGGAGTTTCAGGAGCTGCACTATTTTCATCCTTCACTGTTTCTTCTGGCTCCTGACTCATTTCCTGGCTCGACTCCTGGCTGCCTGTTGGGTGAGGAGAGACAGTAATCTGAAAATGTTTTCCATCCATGTCATCAACGAGATTGGAGAGATTCATGGTGCTCTTGGTTTCCCACTCATAGAGAGCTCCTTTTCTGAAGATCACACTGTTAAATCGTCCATCACGTTTCAGTGCCACTTTCACTTTTTCCCCTttcactgcatacacacacacggaatCCACCGTGCTCTTCAGCTCATTACTCTTCATCACCTTGCGGATATTTTTCCCACCTCTGGTCTGAACATAGAAACACATCAGATTTTCAGCTGAGTGGACAGCGAGTTTTGGTGTCTTCCCTGGATCGCTGTTTCCACCTGGTTTGATGAACTTGATGTCCAGAAGCTCGTCGGATTTGAGCAGACAGCACGGGAAATGTGGTGTCACAGCAGCTCTGGGCATTTGCTCTCTCCTGATGaccatttctttattttggtttttgttACAAATGGATTTAATGGTGGGGTCTCTCTGAAGTCTCTGTAGGATGGTCATCAGGGCATTACAGGTCACTGTGTACCTCTCTCTTTCATACTGGAATCTGAAAGTGTGCCCAtg
Proteins encoded in this region:
- the LOC131343094 gene encoding serine protease FAM111A-like; the encoded protein is MDKCYKTEGEESGPDTDTTAIKRENHGHTFRFQYERERYTVTCNALMTILQRLQRDPTIKSICNKNQNKEMVIRREQMPRAAVTPHFPCCLLKSDELLDIKFIKPGGNSDPGKTPKLAVHSAENLMCFYVQTRGGKNIRKVMKSNELKSTVDSVCVYAVKGEKVKVALKRDGRFNSVIFRKGALYEWETKSTMNLSNLVDDMDGKHFQITVSPHPTGSQESSQEMSQEPEETVKDENSAAPETPQEEKPNPNSTNAQVKKTETPQEEKMWRIYPNTKEIPNTGEILSLLREQHGQLLKTLQERQNVKKFFREEYDKSIQSFSEVKKVKELMGLSDSVCQLCFKSSAVGTGFLLFDKFVLTNAHVVEDLRNELTAVFHLEDMSSVRNVIPVEENVVAFRRGKDEMGNYLDFALLELSDDPKVPELLERYSAPPSRGAVCIIGHPGGGVKQMDPCFIIAKDDIPQAFDRYFKENQSLPIFHVIKHQYWAEDKEIRKSQINYHSCFFHGSSGSPLFDHHCNLIGVHTGGYTYEGERNRTRSVMEYSLPLLPILVHIFIQCSSKKRKDSSNSVHDKVVQYFESQKNLKYVVNIAKEQLERNPQPMDTS